The Dehalococcoidia bacterium region TATAACAATGGCTGGAGAAATCGCGGCCAAGAGGCATGCACAGGCGGTATTCCAGATCGCTCAGGAAAAGGGCGACTTTGAGAAATGGCGTTCCGATCTGGATTTGATGGCGGCTGTATTCAGTAACGTGGCACTTCTACCCATTCTGGAAAATCCGAAGGTCCGTTTTGAGCACAAAGCTAAGGCCGTCACCCAGGGTTTATCGGGTGCCAGTGAAATGGCGCTCAATCTGGCCAAACTGTTGATTTTGAAGCGTACGGCACGAATTATGCCGCAGATAGCCCAGGAGTATGGACGGTTGGTAGATTTGCAGCAAGGAATCGCGCATGCCGAAGTGATCACAGCAACACCGGTAGATCA contains the following coding sequences:
- the atpH gene encoding ATP synthase F1 subunit delta translates to MAGEIAAKRHAQAVFQIAQEKGDFEKWRSDLDLMAAVFSNVALLPILENPKVRFEHKAKAVTQGLSGASEMALNLAKLLILKRTARIMPQIAQEYGRLVDLQQGIAHAEVITATPVDQSTLESFKQHLAQITGSKIVLNVKVDPAIIGGFVARVGDKVIDGSVRSRLQSLKQRIIQAG